A section of the Hyphomicrobiaceae bacterium genome encodes:
- a CDS encoding NAD(P)-dependent oxidoreductase has product MAKVAFLGLGVMGFPMAGHLLTRGGHEVTVYNRSPARAQAWLEKFPAGKSAPTPQEAAKGAEFVFSCVGNDDDVRAVATGPQGAFSAMGKGCIFIDNTTTSAELARELSEKAASSGIFFIDAPVSGGQAGAENGVLTVMAGGDAQAYSRAEPVIANFARMVKLIGPSGAGQLTKMVNQIAIAGLVQGLSEAIHFAECAGLDVPAVIDTISKGAAQSWQMENRWKTMHAREFNFGFAVDWMRKDLGFCLSEAARNGAQLPVTAIVDGYYGEVQAAGGSRFDTSSLITRLTKKTG; this is encoded by the coding sequence ATGGCGAAGGTAGCCTTCCTTGGATTGGGCGTCATGGGATTTCCCATGGCTGGGCATTTGCTGACCCGCGGCGGGCACGAGGTCACCGTCTACAATCGAAGCCCGGCGCGCGCGCAAGCGTGGCTTGAGAAGTTTCCAGCCGGAAAGAGCGCCCCCACCCCGCAGGAGGCGGCCAAAGGGGCCGAGTTCGTCTTTTCCTGCGTCGGCAACGACGATGACGTCCGGGCCGTCGCAACCGGGCCGCAGGGCGCATTCTCAGCTATGGGCAAGGGCTGCATCTTCATCGACAACACGACAACGTCCGCTGAACTGGCGCGCGAACTATCCGAGAAAGCGGCAAGCAGCGGCATCTTCTTTATCGACGCACCAGTTTCGGGTGGACAGGCGGGCGCCGAAAATGGCGTCCTTACGGTGATGGCGGGCGGCGATGCACAGGCCTATTCCCGCGCGGAGCCGGTGATTGCCAACTTTGCGCGCATGGTGAAGCTCATTGGTCCCTCAGGCGCCGGTCAGCTCACCAAAATGGTCAATCAGATCGCTATCGCGGGGTTGGTGCAGGGTTTGTCCGAAGCTATTCATTTTGCCGAGTGCGCGGGACTGGATGTGCCCGCAGTCATCGATACGATCTCGAAGGGCGCTGCCCAATCCTGGCAGATGGAAAACCGCTGGAAGACCATGCACGCGCGCGAGTTCAACTTCGGCTTTGCCGTTGATTGGATGCGCAAGGACTTAGGCTTCTGCCTTTCGGAGGCTGCGCGCAATGGTGCACAATTGCCGGTCACCGCCATCGTGGATGGCTACTACGGCGAAGTGCAGGCAGCAGGCGGCAGTCGGTTTGATACCTCAAGCCTAATCACCCGCCTCACCAAGAAGACCGGCTAG
- a CDS encoding uracil-DNA glycosylase family protein: MARHLDKLVAEIRACRICRDHPRAKPLPHEPRPVLRVSTTARIGVFGQAPGTRVHASGMPFTDPSGVRLRQWMGVSEDEFYDVRRVAIVPMGFCFPGLDAKGGDLPPRAECAALWRQRLMDQLAQIEVALLIGRYAHAWHLGAAQGATLSDTVADWRKITARTDAKMQLWPLPHPSWRNNAWLKKNPWFDAELLPVLKARIRSVIEGG; this comes from the coding sequence ATGGCTCGCCACTTGGATAAGCTTGTCGCCGAAATCCGCGCCTGCCGGATCTGTCGCGATCACCCACGTGCCAAGCCTTTGCCCCATGAGCCGCGTCCGGTTCTGCGCGTTAGCACGACCGCCCGTATCGGTGTCTTCGGGCAGGCGCCGGGCACTCGCGTCCATGCCTCAGGAATGCCGTTTACGGACCCCTCCGGCGTTCGCTTGCGTCAATGGATGGGCGTAAGCGAAGACGAGTTCTACGACGTCCGCCGTGTCGCCATTGTGCCGATGGGCTTTTGTTTTCCGGGCTTGGACGCCAAGGGCGGCGACTTGCCGCCGCGCGCTGAATGCGCAGCTCTCTGGCGCCAGCGGCTGATGGATCAGCTTGCCCAAATCGAAGTCGCGCTCTTGATTGGCCGGTATGCTCATGCCTGGCACTTAGGGGCTGCTCAGGGCGCCACTTTATCCGACACGGTCGCGGATTGGCGGAAGATTACCGCACGGACCGACGCCAAAATGCAGTTGTGGCCATTGCCCCATCCCTCATGGCGCAACAATGCCTGGTTGAAAAAGAACCCCTGGTTCGACGCGGAGCTTCTCCCGGTTTTGAAAGCTAGAATTCGATCGGTGATTGAAGGCGGCTAA
- a CDS encoding thermonuclease family protein, whose protein sequence is MRSIARLIATVILAIVAGLLGRNHLGNNPKSTDPVPADVRGAARVIDGDSLYVGGDEVRLKGIDAPEGRQTCLRDGRDWDCGNAARDALRRLISKDVVVCRGVERDKHGRVLAYCTAGGRDLNAGMVFQGMAVANGGYNREEAEARANKRGLWSSQFETPRDWRHERGIGL, encoded by the coding sequence ATGCGGTCGATTGCCCGCCTGATCGCGACAGTCATTTTGGCGATCGTAGCCGGGCTTCTTGGACGTAACCATCTGGGAAACAACCCAAAAAGCACAGATCCTGTTCCTGCCGACGTGCGTGGCGCTGCCCGTGTGATCGACGGCGACAGCCTGTACGTCGGCGGGGACGAAGTTCGCCTCAAGGGAATTGATGCTCCTGAAGGCCGCCAGACCTGTCTGCGCGACGGTAGGGACTGGGATTGTGGCAACGCCGCGCGCGACGCCTTACGTAGGCTAATCAGCAAGGACGTTGTTGTGTGCCGGGGTGTGGAGCGGGACAAGCATGGCCGGGTGCTAGCCTATTGCACCGCTGGCGGCCGGGATCTCAACGCCGGAATGGTCTTTCAAGGTATGGCGGTGGCCAATGGTGGATACAACCGCGAGGAGGCCGAGGCCCGAGCCAATAAGCGTGGGCTGTGGTCTTCGCAGTTCGAAACGCCGCGGGACTGGCGGCATGAACGCGGCATCGGACTTTGA
- a CDS encoding DUF4384 domain-containing protein, which yields MRFSPSRSGGCQGRSGFSRLAAVFAKLAVVAMMSIVAAFAFATGSRPVMAQSVGDAATGTDQAISIPPKPEDPRAAKAYAVFSTYCARCHQNGRLEKPVAAGGLANILALSDLAKDTSLVTPGIPDASILYQVLASGHAPLNVFGSGSQMHGPDPDDIMAVREWLREMPSRSQQCAGRELISTAQVDGWIEEALRVEREGARDVRFISLVNLYNGCMQSDQIAAARQAMSKLLNGLSWGAAPHALKAVDPNGTLLSFRLQDYGWVPGHWDTLEHDYPKALIVPLSDNTRRLAGAQNPVVRGDWFAEAASAPDLYYKLLGVPQKLTELAKMNGIDIDYNVRVLRARRAIVRQSQVTRGNRLVERHPGARGGFWLVYDFASSSGDQDLFEHPLGPKAGGGVRAPFKPDLLRVVFTLPNGFLAYALYDAAGNRLDQVLPGVEEPIYAGDVEPTLAGGGCFSCHSDGVKIVRDAYRPQMMPAQAAAQVTQVTGQAALAPPPPVSEVVRTALQLAATDGELLLLSNADNERYRNALIAAGVDPRLTLEGGEVISALAQRYRTGTDYEGAAVEMDLTPETFTAALSKATGETALLARRLQQHRLPRASIDKLFAYLKGVEMPDDKAKPSSASASDGKIDLDLWIDKAKPAPGDLIVINAQSDTDCYLTVTNVDPAGRATVLFPNDFEPDNLLSAGKPIRLPGNDAPYQLRRKETGRELVVAQCSTSAAPPMGIEHEFGRQRFTVLGDWENFVEDALVTEADLRSNPEKAARARSARIEAMRRDRGAASGERADTAPGRNMIDGRAVLVLQ from the coding sequence ATGAGGTTTTCACCTTCGCGGTCCGGTGGGTGCCAGGGGCGATCGGGCTTCTCGCGACTTGCGGCTGTCTTCGCCAAGCTGGCCGTCGTTGCGATGATGTCGATTGTCGCCGCTTTTGCGTTTGCGACTGGGTCGCGACCTGTGATGGCGCAGTCGGTTGGGGATGCGGCAACCGGAACGGATCAGGCCATTTCAATTCCTCCCAAGCCCGAGGACCCGCGCGCCGCGAAAGCGTATGCGGTGTTCAGCACCTATTGCGCGCGTTGTCATCAAAACGGAAGGCTGGAAAAGCCGGTGGCAGCCGGTGGGCTTGCCAACATCCTTGCGCTGTCGGATTTGGCGAAGGATACGAGCTTGGTGACGCCGGGCATTCCCGACGCATCGATTCTTTATCAGGTGCTGGCAAGTGGACACGCGCCGCTTAACGTCTTCGGCAGCGGTTCTCAGATGCACGGCCCCGATCCTGACGACATCATGGCGGTGCGCGAGTGGTTGCGCGAAATGCCCAGCCGCAGCCAGCAATGCGCCGGGCGTGAACTCATCAGTACGGCTCAGGTGGACGGCTGGATCGAAGAGGCACTCCGCGTCGAGCGCGAGGGCGCGCGCGATGTGCGCTTTATTTCTCTCGTCAATCTTTACAACGGCTGTATGCAGTCCGATCAGATCGCGGCCGCGCGTCAGGCGATGTCGAAACTTCTGAATGGGCTGTCGTGGGGCGCCGCGCCACATGCGCTGAAGGCCGTCGATCCCAACGGCACACTCCTGTCGTTTCGCTTGCAGGATTACGGCTGGGTGCCCGGTCACTGGGATACCTTGGAACATGACTATCCGAAGGCGCTGATCGTGCCTTTATCCGACAACACGCGGCGTCTTGCAGGTGCGCAAAATCCTGTGGTGCGTGGTGACTGGTTTGCGGAGGCGGCGAGCGCGCCCGATCTCTATTACAAACTGCTCGGAGTGCCGCAGAAGCTCACCGAACTCGCGAAAATGAACGGCATCGACATCGACTACAACGTGCGGGTGCTACGCGCGCGGCGCGCCATCGTGCGTCAGAGTCAGGTGACGCGCGGCAATCGTCTCGTCGAGCGCCATCCCGGCGCGCGCGGTGGCTTCTGGCTGGTTTACGATTTCGCTTCGAGCTCGGGCGATCAGGATCTTTTCGAGCATCCGCTTGGTCCGAAGGCAGGCGGGGGCGTGCGTGCACCTTTCAAGCCGGACTTGTTGCGCGTTGTTTTTACGTTGCCGAACGGCTTTCTTGCGTACGCGCTGTACGATGCGGCGGGAAATCGGCTCGATCAAGTGCTCCCGGGAGTCGAGGAGCCGATCTATGCGGGGGACGTGGAACCGACATTGGCTGGGGGTGGATGTTTCTCGTGTCACAGCGATGGCGTGAAGATCGTTCGTGACGCTTACCGGCCGCAAATGATGCCGGCCCAAGCAGCAGCGCAGGTAACACAAGTCACTGGTCAGGCGGCGCTTGCTCCGCCACCTCCTGTAAGCGAGGTGGTGCGCACGGCGCTTCAGTTGGCGGCGACGGATGGTGAGCTTCTATTGCTTTCTAATGCCGACAACGAGCGGTATCGCAACGCGCTGATTGCGGCAGGCGTCGATCCTCGCCTAACGCTAGAGGGTGGAGAAGTGATCAGCGCGTTGGCGCAGCGCTATCGCACCGGGACAGACTACGAAGGCGCGGCGGTTGAAATGGATTTGACCCCTGAGACATTTACAGCAGCTCTTTCCAAGGCAACCGGTGAAACGGCTTTACTGGCGCGTCGCCTTCAGCAGCATCGTCTGCCGCGCGCCTCCATCGACAAGCTGTTTGCGTACCTGAAGGGTGTGGAGATGCCAGACGACAAAGCGAAACCGTCGTCAGCTTCCGCTAGCGATGGGAAGATCGATCTCGACCTGTGGATCGACAAAGCCAAGCCAGCGCCGGGTGATCTCATCGTCATCAACGCGCAGTCCGACACCGACTGCTATTTGACCGTGACGAACGTCGATCCTGCCGGGCGCGCGACAGTGCTGTTTCCGAACGATTTCGAGCCTGACAATCTACTAAGCGCCGGCAAGCCGATCCGGTTGCCGGGGAACGATGCCCCCTATCAGCTTCGCCGCAAGGAAACGGGGCGTGAATTGGTCGTCGCACAATGCTCGACGTCGGCTGCTCCCCCGATGGGCATAGAGCATGAGTTTGGCCGTCAACGCTTCACGGTGCTTGGAGACTGGGAGAACTTTGTCGAAGACGCCCTGGTGACGGAGGCGGACTTGCGCTCAAACCCGGAAAAGGCCGCTCGTGCCCGAAGCGCCCGGATTGAGGCCATGCGCCGAGACCGGGGGGCTGCGAGTGGTGAGCGGGCAGATACGGCGCCGGGACGCAATATGATCGACGGTCGCGCAGTGCTCGTTCTGCAATGA
- a CDS encoding thiamine pyrophosphate-binding protein, which yields MPAQHMRTGGQIIVDHLVGEDVRHLFMVPGESFLGLLDAVHSESRLRPVTARHESAAAMMAEATGKLTGKPGVAVVTRGPGAANALAGVYIAAQDQTPMVLLVGMPPRSRLQLPAFQQIDLVKLFGGIAKNVAIADSASTLTEQLTFAFRLAVSGRPGPVVVGLPEDVLAEMGPATEAHCRAPVHRAVAEQDIQALQDCVSRARRPLIIVGSPMWSQAASEALARFADTFGLPVATSFRRQDRFDNSNDSYVGHLGFVPHTPLAEAVSHADVVIAFGACLDDITTRGFTLVPPQADGRTLVLVSPDAVDPRSCPPYAPDLAIAACPMEVVHTLAGLPPPRSLPWRDWRRALRSAYELSLAGDAIGGRLQNDTVPMGEIATHLTHRLSVDTIICNGAGHYAASLQRYYVYRHYPSQLAPLSGSMGYGLPAAIAAKLAFPDREVVAVAGDGCFQMTGAELATAVQLELPITVIVANNNTLGSIQFAQLQSDPARVIATTLINPNFALQAAAAGARGFCVNSMGAFADALEQALRFKGPTVIEVATT from the coding sequence GTGCCAGCACAACACATGCGCACGGGTGGACAAATCATCGTTGATCACCTCGTCGGCGAGGACGTGCGCCACTTGTTCATGGTGCCGGGCGAAAGCTTTTTGGGTCTGCTCGACGCCGTCCATAGCGAAAGCCGCTTACGCCCTGTCACCGCGCGCCATGAGTCAGCGGCCGCTATGATGGCCGAGGCGACCGGCAAGCTTACCGGCAAACCGGGTGTCGCGGTCGTGACGCGCGGTCCCGGCGCCGCTAACGCCTTGGCGGGAGTCTACATCGCAGCGCAGGATCAAACGCCGATGGTGCTACTCGTAGGCATGCCGCCACGATCGCGCTTGCAATTGCCGGCCTTCCAGCAAATCGACCTCGTCAAGTTGTTCGGCGGCATAGCAAAGAACGTTGCCATTGCCGATAGTGCGAGCACATTGACCGAACAGCTAACGTTTGCGTTCCGTCTGGCAGTAAGCGGACGGCCTGGCCCAGTCGTTGTCGGACTGCCCGAAGACGTTTTGGCGGAAATGGGGCCAGCGACCGAAGCTCACTGTAGAGCGCCTGTTCACCGCGCCGTTGCTGAACAGGACATCCAAGCTTTGCAGGACTGTGTCAGTCGGGCCCGTCGTCCGCTCATCATCGTGGGCAGCCCGATGTGGAGCCAAGCCGCCTCAGAAGCACTTGCCCGCTTTGCCGACACATTCGGTCTGCCTGTCGCGACTTCGTTTCGAAGACAGGACCGTTTCGATAATTCGAACGACAGCTATGTCGGTCATCTCGGTTTCGTGCCCCATACTCCTCTCGCCGAAGCCGTGTCGCATGCTGATGTCGTGATCGCCTTTGGCGCTTGTCTCGACGACATCACAACGCGGGGCTTCACATTAGTGCCCCCTCAAGCCGACGGGCGAACTCTGGTCTTGGTTTCGCCCGATGCCGTCGATCCCCGGAGTTGTCCGCCTTATGCCCCGGATCTGGCTATCGCCGCGTGCCCGATGGAGGTTGTGCATACCTTGGCGGGCCTTCCTCCACCTCGATCCCTGCCTTGGCGCGATTGGAGGAGGGCGCTGCGAAGCGCGTATGAACTCTCTCTCGCTGGCGATGCAATTGGCGGTCGCCTGCAAAACGACACCGTACCAATGGGAGAGATCGCGACCCATCTCACACACAGGCTTTCGGTCGATACGATCATTTGCAACGGTGCTGGTCACTACGCTGCTTCCTTGCAGCGCTACTACGTTTACCGCCACTATCCAAGCCAGCTTGCGCCGTTGTCGGGATCGATGGGATACGGGCTCCCCGCGGCGATTGCAGCCAAGCTTGCATTTCCTGACCGCGAAGTCGTCGCTGTTGCAGGGGACGGCTGCTTCCAAATGACGGGAGCAGAATTAGCAACCGCCGTCCAATTGGAATTACCAATTACTGTAATTGTTGCAAATAACAATACGCTGGGCAGCATCCAATTCGCACAATTGCAGTCTGACCCCGCTCGCGTTATTGCGACCACCCTCATTAATCCGAATTTCGCATTACAGGCCGCAGCCGCTGGCGCACGTGGCTTTTGCGTCAATAGCATGGGCGCATTTGCCGATGCACTCGAACAGGCCCTTAGATTTAAGGGCCCGACCGTTATCGAGGTCGCAACCACCTAG
- a CDS encoding threonine ammonia-lyase: protein MSKHGTPRDVALPVTLADVQRAAGVLKGAIIETDFDNSRTLSAIFGADVWLKFENLQFTASYKERGALNKLMSLTPEERACGVIAMSAGNHAQGVAYHAELLGIPATIVMPATTPTVKVENTKALGASVILHGDDFEEAARFARAHGASHSMTFIHPFDDPVVIAGQGTIALEMLANVPDLDTLIVPIGGGGLISGMAVAAKGLKPDIRVIGVEAKLYPSMYNVMRHASLPIGGETLAEGIAVREPGYVTREIVSALVDDILLVSEAELERALTLLITVEKTVVEGAGAAGLAALLADRARFQGHKVGIVLCGGNIDTGLLASVLTRELARDGRLSRIALDLPDRPGQLAKVSAIIGEQAANVVEVYHQRVFTDLPAKGTELHLVIETRDAAHLQTVLAVLRSAGYAVLAKSGGGLR from the coding sequence ATGAGCAAGCATGGAACGCCACGGGACGTTGCTCTCCCTGTCACGCTGGCAGACGTCCAACGGGCCGCGGGTGTCTTGAAGGGCGCGATCATCGAGACGGATTTCGACAATAGCCGCACTCTCAGTGCAATTTTCGGGGCTGACGTTTGGCTCAAGTTCGAGAATTTGCAGTTCACCGCCAGCTACAAAGAGCGCGGCGCTCTGAACAAACTGATGAGCCTCACGCCCGAGGAGAGGGCCTGTGGTGTCATTGCCATGTCGGCAGGTAATCATGCACAGGGGGTCGCCTATCATGCCGAGCTACTTGGCATCCCGGCGACCATCGTGATGCCCGCTACGACACCAACGGTGAAGGTGGAGAACACCAAGGCGCTGGGTGCATCGGTCATTCTGCATGGAGACGACTTCGAAGAAGCCGCGCGCTTTGCCAGGGCCCACGGCGCATCTCACAGCATGACGTTCATCCACCCATTCGATGATCCTGTTGTGATTGCAGGGCAGGGCACCATCGCACTTGAAATGCTCGCCAATGTGCCAGATCTCGACACGCTCATTGTTCCGATCGGCGGCGGCGGCTTGATTTCCGGCATGGCGGTTGCCGCGAAGGGATTAAAGCCTGACATCCGCGTGATTGGTGTTGAGGCCAAGCTCTATCCATCCATGTACAACGTAATGCGACACGCGAGTTTGCCCATTGGTGGGGAAACGCTTGCAGAAGGCATCGCCGTGCGGGAGCCGGGATACGTCACGCGCGAGATCGTGTCTGCTCTCGTCGACGACATCCTGCTGGTATCTGAAGCAGAACTCGAACGCGCGCTGACGTTGCTGATCACTGTTGAGAAGACCGTCGTCGAGGGAGCTGGCGCTGCTGGGCTCGCCGCGCTCCTGGCCGATCGGGCGCGTTTTCAAGGCCACAAAGTCGGTATCGTATTGTGTGGGGGAAACATAGATACGGGCTTGTTGGCAAGCGTGCTTACCCGCGAATTGGCGCGAGATGGTCGGCTATCGCGTATTGCGCTCGATCTTCCCGACCGCCCCGGTCAGCTTGCCAAGGTATCGGCGATCATCGGCGAGCAGGCGGCAAATGTTGTGGAGGTCTACCACCAGCGTGTCTTCACAGATCTGCCGGCGAAGGGTACCGAGCTCCACCTCGTGATCGAAACGCGCGACGCGGCCCACCTTCAAACTGTGCTCGCGGTCCTCAGGAGCGCGGGCTACGCGGTTCTAGCAAAAAGCGGCGGGGGATTGCGTTGA
- a CDS encoding Lrp/AsnC family transcriptional regulator, with protein sequence MLDEMDVKILKILQEDCTRPVAEIGKEVGLSTTPCWRRVQKLEEAGVIKRRVAVLDPDKVNAGVTVFVSIKTDHHSLDWLERFRSAVADFPEVVEFYRMSGDIDYLLRVAVPDIGAYDVFYKKLISRIEIAKVSSAFAMEQMKYTTSLPLQFALETIQGRSLKAQAS encoded by the coding sequence ATGCTTGATGAAATGGACGTCAAGATCCTTAAAATCTTGCAGGAAGATTGCACTCGCCCTGTAGCGGAAATTGGCAAGGAGGTCGGCTTGTCAACGACGCCGTGCTGGCGAAGGGTGCAGAAGCTGGAAGAGGCAGGCGTGATCAAGCGGCGCGTTGCGGTCCTCGACCCCGACAAGGTCAATGCGGGCGTGACTGTGTTCGTGTCGATCAAGACCGACCACCACTCCCTCGACTGGCTGGAGCGATTCCGCAGTGCCGTCGCTGACTTCCCTGAGGTGGTCGAATTCTATCGCATGTCTGGCGACATCGACTATCTGCTGCGCGTGGCCGTGCCTGACATCGGCGCCTACGACGTGTTCTATAAGAAGCTTATCTCGCGCATTGAGATCGCCAAGGTTTCCTCGGCCTTTGCCATGGAGCAGATGAAGTACACCACGTCGCTGCCGCTCCAATTCGCGCTGGAGACCATTCAGGGACGATCGCTCAAAGCGCAGGCTTCCTGA
- a CDS encoding caspase family protein: MGSARKRETANWRWRRTSTRARRVRWCLFLVCLLASTAGLASALRAETRIALVVGNAAYSNKPLHNARHDGELMADTLKDVGFEVITALDANPSAMRSAITEFGRRLKQPDTVALFYYAGHGVQSDGRNYLIPVGADIGDMSEVAVNAVALDDVMKTLVAARTRLNIVILDACRDNPFGTGRAFAEGGLAPSVAPSGTFIGYATAPGQIARDGEVNNSPYTAALAFNIPRPGSTLEEVFRDTRRAVLAATGGQQVPWEHSSLVGAFYFKEKPATPESSADRQVHTTELAADARIAELDAWERIKLSQNPQDFKAHMTRFPNGLFYELAAFKLSHLAPDTKRTAWRWVITGSVARAAEPGHAGPQHSDHAENAGAAFERAVVLEGSASSGQDWEKVVALYQEAAEGGVPRAMFETARAYDKGRGVSRDLAKAAYWYGRAAENGHAAAMASLGTMYEFGEGVPASMVDALQLYQMASAAGDAAGTTSLAYLLAEGKGAARNEKQARKLYAKAAAQGHSRALFNLALMELQGRGGRRDTYSAVRHLREAADKDHAGALEELAQVYDQGIGVRRDPARAAAYIVSALKAAQKEGRTLEIFRRRWSTATRRELQRLNSTQGLYSAMGEEPTAQTRWALSRMVMP, from the coding sequence GTGGGAAGCGCTCGCAAGCGCGAAACGGCGAATTGGCGATGGCGACGCACGTCCACGCGGGCGCGCAGGGTACGTTGGTGCCTTTTTCTGGTTTGTTTGCTGGCGTCGACCGCAGGGCTCGCGAGCGCGCTACGGGCAGAGACGCGCATCGCGCTGGTGGTTGGCAATGCCGCCTATAGCAACAAGCCGTTACACAATGCCCGCCACGACGGTGAGCTGATGGCCGACACACTCAAGGATGTCGGCTTTGAGGTGATCACCGCACTCGACGCCAACCCCAGTGCCATGCGCTCGGCCATCACCGAATTCGGACGTCGGCTCAAGCAGCCAGATACGGTCGCGCTGTTCTACTATGCCGGTCACGGCGTGCAATCGGACGGTCGCAACTATCTTATTCCAGTGGGTGCCGACATCGGAGACATGTCGGAGGTTGCCGTCAACGCGGTGGCACTCGATGACGTGATGAAGACGTTGGTGGCGGCGCGCACACGACTTAACATCGTCATACTCGATGCATGCCGCGACAATCCCTTCGGCACAGGCCGGGCGTTCGCCGAAGGCGGTCTTGCGCCATCGGTTGCTCCGTCGGGCACCTTTATCGGATATGCGACGGCGCCTGGACAGATTGCGCGCGACGGAGAGGTGAACAACAGTCCCTACACAGCCGCGCTTGCGTTCAATATTCCCCGCCCCGGCAGCACCCTGGAGGAGGTATTTCGAGACACGCGCCGTGCCGTGCTCGCGGCGACCGGCGGTCAGCAGGTGCCTTGGGAACACTCCTCGCTGGTCGGCGCGTTCTATTTCAAGGAAAAGCCCGCGACGCCTGAATCCAGCGCCGACCGCCAAGTTCACACCACCGAGCTGGCGGCGGACGCCCGGATCGCAGAGCTCGATGCGTGGGAGCGCATCAAACTTTCGCAAAACCCGCAGGACTTCAAAGCGCATATGACGCGCTTTCCGAATGGTCTCTTCTATGAGTTGGCCGCTTTCAAGCTGTCGCACCTTGCTCCAGATACAAAGCGCACCGCTTGGCGTTGGGTGATAACGGGGAGTGTTGCGCGCGCCGCCGAACCCGGCCACGCCGGCCCCCAGCATTCCGATCATGCCGAAAACGCCGGAGCGGCGTTCGAACGCGCGGTGGTGCTGGAAGGCTCAGCATCAAGCGGGCAGGACTGGGAGAAAGTGGTAGCCCTTTATCAGGAGGCTGCGGAGGGTGGCGTGCCACGCGCAATGTTTGAGACGGCGCGCGCCTATGACAAAGGCCGAGGCGTCTCGCGTGACTTGGCGAAAGCGGCGTACTGGTATGGGCGCGCGGCGGAGAACGGCCATGCGGCTGCGATGGCGTCGTTGGGGACCATGTATGAATTCGGCGAGGGCGTGCCGGCCAGCATGGTAGATGCGCTACAGCTTTATCAGATGGCTTCTGCCGCTGGAGATGCGGCAGGCACCACGAGCCTGGCCTATCTGCTCGCGGAGGGAAAAGGCGCCGCTCGAAATGAAAAGCAGGCCCGTAAGCTTTACGCAAAGGCCGCCGCGCAGGGGCATTCACGGGCTCTCTTCAACCTCGCCTTGATGGAGCTTCAGGGCAGAGGTGGCCGCCGCGACACATACAGCGCGGTGCGTCATCTGCGTGAAGCAGCAGACAAAGACCATGCCGGTGCGCTGGAGGAGTTGGCGCAGGTCTACGATCAAGGCATAGGCGTGCGCCGTGATCCGGCGCGTGCGGCGGCTTACATCGTCAGCGCGCTCAAGGCAGCGCAGAAGGAAGGGCGGACGCTCGAGATTTTCCGCCGCCGCTGGAGCACGGCGACCCGGCGTGAGCTGCAGCGGCTGAACTCGACCCAGGGCCTCTATTCCGCCATGGGCGAGGAGCCTACTGCCCAAACCCGCTGGGCGCTTTCACGGATGGTCATGCCGTAG
- a CDS encoding sulfur transferase domain-containing protein — MLTPVPITRDFAVTGALSSTDFERAAKHGFKTVVSLLPDGERPDALSSKEAMEAAQAAGMTFAYIPTSTLDIFSNRTVDALQSVLNQTHGPVLAMCASGQRAAIAWAAARARAHPVDAVLDSLSKAGLDFAFLRDELETQAHQGARHTHKERERAMKSCPQPAA; from the coding sequence ATGCTTACGCCAGTGCCCATAACCCGAGATTTTGCCGTCACAGGTGCTCTTTCAAGCACCGATTTCGAGCGCGCGGCGAAGCACGGGTTCAAAACTGTGGTGAGCCTGCTGCCCGACGGGGAACGGCCAGATGCGCTCAGTTCGAAGGAAGCGATGGAGGCCGCCCAGGCGGCAGGAATGACATTCGCTTACATCCCCACCTCAACCCTGGACATTTTCTCCAATCGGACCGTCGATGCCCTGCAGAGCGTTCTCAATCAGACGCACGGGCCAGTATTGGCAATGTGCGCCAGTGGTCAGCGTGCCGCCATTGCTTGGGCGGCCGCGCGTGCGCGTGCGCATCCAGTCGATGCCGTGCTCGATAGTCTATCGAAAGCAGGGCTCGATTTCGCCTTTCTTCGCGACGAGCTCGAAACACAGGCGCACCAAGGGGCACGGCATACGCACAAGGAGCGTGAGCGCGCGATGAAGTCCTGCCCGCAACCAGCTGCGTGA